In Manduca sexta isolate Smith_Timp_Sample1 chromosome 23, JHU_Msex_v1.0, whole genome shotgun sequence, one DNA window encodes the following:
- the LOC115456256 gene encoding tetratricopeptide repeat protein 14 homolog isoform X4 — protein MEPTLDASLVAQSINFHGQQLQKTWEGERGEEDLTKIGVGALDFAVYQSRHKHLTFQDRGKRLKLHQFIAKEANALFDSSIMEETPSSSSLGTDSIAPEDNLYALMPPFETFLNVDKSARLRHFFDNVKTGELIIGAVINRTASGMMLKVLCTAGPTSRYVADINVKAFLPVTNIIPAVDKKNVSRNYLMNDTVCCEVIEVIPDTDKMVCGMKGVTRCSDDPPPKPPLGLLSTDDFPMVYKKTMEMKGESYEAILEKSPGFNNPNCVQYLSELLGIANMHCTNFVSLRGGFPTSDYADELRQAQASKWAFRSVAEGIEHFKAGRHSEAFQCLNKALSIDPRNVEGLVARGALYANSGTFKKAIEDFETSLKLNPNHANARKYLGETLVALGRSYEDENKITEAQKAYEDCLAIIPFHEEAQNSLDFLKSKTSTTKPLIEPAELLLPGLTGAKSYEMKETLKQLLNLTEKKEKKKKKKRGKGKKKRSSSSSSSSSESSSSSSSSESSSSSSETSDSEGPNRKKKRRSHSNNKRQRSLSPLSKRMAMLGDAESASRTHNSQFNHPYGYQPPPPADEPASAPPVRSQADVDYELKVRKFLEMTKEDSDYEEKVRNFLEETAQYKRNRKMQELGQQPQPGADHDKKKKKKKDKKKKKESKRKRKEQEREEKRKAKMARTAANNADYSLRDLDNIGDKKLRDAIRKELKGKSKRDMSSDGEYERKHKDSRMMDDMHGLEELESKLSAYHVMVEKEVLGKRDPRGSLSPIDQAPPPPLEKPKWKMSMSAVKDSVKKKDGPPSKGYKERYAFEDSSDDSQDNPKPSPSGGDKNVSVRRAMAMKEPPPLPLAPPPGKREPDPPGTDPPALPPVRKGNIVLDKFGSFRLAQEGETPVSVGDARPEQFVTRIKPPSPSGRRPRSPPSPRRHSSNSSDDDRRSPKRSRSRSRPRKYKYRSRSRSRSRSGSSASGSVASRRRRSGSPRSRSRSDASRSYYSRSRSRSRSGSRERLRRYPRRANWRGRGGYERGTYYRPRFNTFNGGGRGRGRGGGDFRRDDGRRFPNEWRDNRSRGGRPFRPRRGGGGRGRPFRGAYRDFRDRRGVRYSRSRSPDRTRRSRSYSPERRDKDRDSHRSEGEYEEERYVDRKEYDGKWADGNEPERNSHTEEKPAEEAPKE, from the exons ATGGAACCGACACTGGATGCGTCCTTAGTGGCGCAATCCATCAATTTTCATGGGCAGCAATTGCAAAAAACGTGGGAGGGAGAGCGAGGAGAAGAAGACTTGACCAAGATAGGCGTGGGTGCCTTAGACTTCGCTGTATACCAATCAAGACATAAACACTTGACGTTCCAAGACCGCGGCAAGAGGTTGAAACTGCACCAATTTATTGCCAAGGAGGCTAATGCATTATTCGATTCGTCAATTATGGAGGAGACCCCATCTTCTTCAAGCTTGGGCACCGACTCTATCGCACCTGAAGACA ACTTATATGCTTTGATGCCACCATTTGAAACTTTTCTGAATGTGGATAAATCAGCGagattgagacatttttttgat AATGTGAAGACAGGAGAACTTATCATAGGGGCCGTGATCAACAGGACTGCATCAGGGATGATGCTAAAAGTGTTATGCACGGCCGGGCCAACATCCAGATATGTTGCAGACATCAATGTGAAG GCATTTTTACCAGTAACGAATATCATACCAGCTGTGGACAAGAAAAATGTATCAAGAAACTACCTCATGAATGACACTGTGTGCTGTGAAGTCATTGAAGTAATTCCAGACACCGATAAAATGGTGTGCGGCATGAAGGGCGTGACTCGGTGCTCTGACGACCCACCACCAAAACCCCCACTGGGACTGCTCAGCACTGACGACTTCCCAATGGTCTACAA gaAAACAATGGAAATGAAGGGTGAGAGCTATGAAGCTATATTGGAGAAGAGTCCTGGCTTCAATAACCCCAACTGCGTCCAATATCTGTCAGAGCTACTTGGAATCGCGAATATGCATTGCACGAATTTCGTCTCGCTCAG AGGAGGATTCCCTACGTCGGACTATGCCGACGAACTTCGTCAAGCTCAGGCAAGCAAATGGGCGTTCCGTTCAGTGGCTGAAGGTATAGAACATTTCAAAGCCGGAAGACATTCAGAAGCATTTCAATGCCTTAACAAAGCTTTGAGCATTGACCCCAGGAATGTGGAAGGTCTTGTTGCACGAGGAGCATTGTATGCTAACAGTGGAACTTTCAAAAAAGCCATAGAAGACTTTGAAACTTCATTGAAGTTGAACCCAAACCATGCTAATGCAAGGAAGTATCTAGGAGAGACACTAGTGGCACTTGGAAGAAGTTATGAAGACGAAAACAAGATCACTGAAGCACAGAAAGCGTATGAAGATTGTTTAGCTATTATACCATTCCATGAAGAGGCTCAGAATTCATTAGATTTCCTAAAGAGCAAGACATCAACAACAAAGCCTTTGATAGAGCCCGCTGAATTGCTATTGCCTGGTTTGACTGGAGCTAAATCTTATGAGATGAAGGAAACCCTAAAGCAGCTGTTGAATTTAACTGAgaaaaaggaaaagaaaaagaagaagaagcgCGGTAAGGGCAAAAAGAAACGCTCAAGtagttcatcatcatcatctagTGAGTCATCAAGTTCCAGTTCGTCATCTGAGTCGTCGTCGTCCTCATCAGAAACCAGTG ATTCGGAAGGTCCTAATCGCAAGAAAAAGCGTCGCTCGCATTCGAACAACAAGCGTCAGCGCTCGCTGTCGCCGCTGAGCAAGCGCATGGCGATGTTGGGTGACGCCGAATCCGCCTCGCGCACGCACAACTCGCAGTTCAACCACCCGTACGGATACCAGCCGCCGCCACCCGCCGACGAGCCCGCCAGCGCTCCGCCCGTGCGCTCGCAGGCCGATGTCGATTATGAACTGAAG GTTCGCAAATTTTTGGAGATGACTAAAGAAGATTCAGACTATGAAGAGAAAGTGCGCAACTTTCTTGAAGAAACCGCTCAGTACAAACGTAACCGTAAGATGCAAGAGCTCGGCCAACAGCCACAACCCGGCGCTGATCacgataaaaagaaaaagaagaagaaagataA AAAAAAGAAGAAGGAATCTAAGAGGAAACGTAAAGAGCAAGAAAGGGAGGAAAAAAGAAAAGCTAAGATGGCACGCACTGCAGCAAATAATGCGGACTATAGCCTGCGAGATTTGGATAATATTGGCGATAAGAAATTGAGAGATGCCATAAg GAAAGAACTGAAGGGAAAATCCAAGAGAGACATGAGTTCTGATGGTGAATATGAAAGGAAACACAAAGACAGCAG AATGATGGACGACATGCACGGTCTGGAAGAGTTGGAGTCGAAGTTGAGCGCGTACCACGTGATGGTGGAGAAGGAGGTGCTCGGCAAACGTGACCCGCGCGGCTCGCTCAGCCCCATCGACcaggcgccgccgccgccgctcgAGAAACCCAAGTGGAAGATGTCCATGAGCGCTGTCAAGGACTC GGTTAAGAAGAAGGATGGTCCACCGTCGAAAGGTTACAAAGAACGCTACGCATTTGAAGATAGCTCTGACGATTCACAGGACAATCCTAAG CCATCGCCATCGGGGGGAGACAAGAACGTGTCGGTGCGGCGCGCCATGGCGATGAAGGAGCCCCCGCCGCTGCCGCTGGCGCCACCGCCCGGCAAGCGCGAGCCCGACCCGCCCGGCACCGACCCGCCCGCGCTTCCGCCA GTTCGGAAAGGCAATATAGTGCTAGACAAATTCGGCTCGTTCCGCCTGGCACAAGAAGGCGAGACGCCCGTGTCTGTAGGCGATGCGAGGCCAGAACAGTTTGTAACGCGTATCAAGCCGCCTTCGCCTTCGGGTCGCCGGCCACGCTCACCGCCCTCACCGCGACGTCATTCTTCTAATTCCTCCGATGACGACAGACGTTCACCAAAACGTTCCCGAAGCAG GTCGCGACCACGCAAATACAAATATCGATCTCGTTCAAGATCCCGTTCGCGGTCCGGTTCGAGCGCTAGCGGCTCGGTGGCGTCTCGGCGGCGTCGCTCCGGCTCGCCACGGTCTCGCTCACGCTCTGACGCTTCCCGCTCCTACTACTCACGCAGCCGATCTCGATCAAGGTCGGGATCTAGGGAAAG GTTACGCCGCTACCCTCGCCGAGCCAACTGGCGCGGTCGCGGCGGCTATGAGCGCGGGACGTACTATCGTCCTCGCTTCAACACGTTCAACGGCGGAGGCCGAGGCCGTGGCCGTGGCGGTGGAGATTTCAGACGCGATGATGGCAGGAGGTTCCCTAATGAATGGAGAGACAACAGATCACGAGGTGGACGGCCGTTCAGGCCACGACGGGGTGGAGGCGGTAGAGGGCGACCATTTAG
- the LOC115456256 gene encoding tetratricopeptide repeat protein 14 homolog isoform X3 — protein sequence MEPTLDASLVAQSINFHGQQLQKTWEGERGEEDLTKIGVGALDFAVYQSRHKHLTFQDRGKRLKLHQFIAKEANALFDSSIMEETPSSSSLGTDSIAPEDNLYALMPPFETFLNVDKSARLRHFFDNVKTGELIIGAVINRTASGMMLKVLCTAGPTSRYVADINVKAFLPVTNIIPAVDKKNVSRNYLMNDTVCCEVIEVIPDTDKMVCGMKGVTRCSDDPPPKPPLGLLSTDDFPMVYKKTMEMKGESYEAILEKSPGFNNPNCVQYLSELLGIANMHCTNFVSLRGGFPTSDYADELRQAQASKWAFRSVAEGIEHFKAGRHSEAFQCLNKALSIDPRNVEGLVARGALYANSGTFKKAIEDFETSLKLNPNHANARKYLGETLVALGRSYEDENKITEAQKAYEDCLAIIPFHEEAQNSLDFLKSKTSTTKPLIEPAELLLPGLTGAKSYEMKETLKQLLNLTEKKEKKKKKKRGKGKKKRSSSSSSSSSESSSSSSSSESSSSSSETSDSEGPNRKKKRRSHSNNKRQRSLSPLSKRMAMLGDAESASRTHNSQFNHPYGYQPPPPADEPASAPPVRSQADVDYELKVRKFLEMTKEDSDYEEKVRNFLEETAQYKRNRKMQELGQQPQPGADHDKKKKKKKDKKKKKESKRKRKEQEREEKRKAKMARTAANNADYSLRDLDNIGDKKLRDAIRKELKGKSKRDMSSDGEYERKHKDSRMMDDMHGLEELESKLSAYHVMVEKEVLGKRDPRGSLSPIDQAPPPPLEKPKWKMSMSAVKDSVKKKDGPPSKGYKERYAFEDSSDDSQDNPKPSPSGGDKNVSVRRAMAMKEPPPLPLAPPPGKREPDPPGTDPPALPPVRKGNIVLDKFGSFRLAQEGETPVSVGDARPEQFVTRIKPPSPSGRRPRSPPSPRRHSSNSSDDDRRSPKRSRSRSRPRKYKYRSRSRSRSRSGSSASGSVASRRRRSGSPRSRSRSDASRSYYSRSRSRSRLRRYPRRANWRGRGGYERGTYYRPRFNTFNGGGRGRGRGGGDFRRDDGRRFPNEWRDNRSRGGRPFRPRRGGGGRGRPFRGAYRDFRDRRGVRYSRSRSPDRTRRSRSYSPERRDKDRDSYSRYSGRDSHRSEGEYEEERYVDRKEYDGKWADGNEPERNSHTEEKPAEEAPKE from the exons ATGGAACCGACACTGGATGCGTCCTTAGTGGCGCAATCCATCAATTTTCATGGGCAGCAATTGCAAAAAACGTGGGAGGGAGAGCGAGGAGAAGAAGACTTGACCAAGATAGGCGTGGGTGCCTTAGACTTCGCTGTATACCAATCAAGACATAAACACTTGACGTTCCAAGACCGCGGCAAGAGGTTGAAACTGCACCAATTTATTGCCAAGGAGGCTAATGCATTATTCGATTCGTCAATTATGGAGGAGACCCCATCTTCTTCAAGCTTGGGCACCGACTCTATCGCACCTGAAGACA ACTTATATGCTTTGATGCCACCATTTGAAACTTTTCTGAATGTGGATAAATCAGCGagattgagacatttttttgat AATGTGAAGACAGGAGAACTTATCATAGGGGCCGTGATCAACAGGACTGCATCAGGGATGATGCTAAAAGTGTTATGCACGGCCGGGCCAACATCCAGATATGTTGCAGACATCAATGTGAAG GCATTTTTACCAGTAACGAATATCATACCAGCTGTGGACAAGAAAAATGTATCAAGAAACTACCTCATGAATGACACTGTGTGCTGTGAAGTCATTGAAGTAATTCCAGACACCGATAAAATGGTGTGCGGCATGAAGGGCGTGACTCGGTGCTCTGACGACCCACCACCAAAACCCCCACTGGGACTGCTCAGCACTGACGACTTCCCAATGGTCTACAA gaAAACAATGGAAATGAAGGGTGAGAGCTATGAAGCTATATTGGAGAAGAGTCCTGGCTTCAATAACCCCAACTGCGTCCAATATCTGTCAGAGCTACTTGGAATCGCGAATATGCATTGCACGAATTTCGTCTCGCTCAG AGGAGGATTCCCTACGTCGGACTATGCCGACGAACTTCGTCAAGCTCAGGCAAGCAAATGGGCGTTCCGTTCAGTGGCTGAAGGTATAGAACATTTCAAAGCCGGAAGACATTCAGAAGCATTTCAATGCCTTAACAAAGCTTTGAGCATTGACCCCAGGAATGTGGAAGGTCTTGTTGCACGAGGAGCATTGTATGCTAACAGTGGAACTTTCAAAAAAGCCATAGAAGACTTTGAAACTTCATTGAAGTTGAACCCAAACCATGCTAATGCAAGGAAGTATCTAGGAGAGACACTAGTGGCACTTGGAAGAAGTTATGAAGACGAAAACAAGATCACTGAAGCACAGAAAGCGTATGAAGATTGTTTAGCTATTATACCATTCCATGAAGAGGCTCAGAATTCATTAGATTTCCTAAAGAGCAAGACATCAACAACAAAGCCTTTGATAGAGCCCGCTGAATTGCTATTGCCTGGTTTGACTGGAGCTAAATCTTATGAGATGAAGGAAACCCTAAAGCAGCTGTTGAATTTAACTGAgaaaaaggaaaagaaaaagaagaagaagcgCGGTAAGGGCAAAAAGAAACGCTCAAGtagttcatcatcatcatctagTGAGTCATCAAGTTCCAGTTCGTCATCTGAGTCGTCGTCGTCCTCATCAGAAACCAGTG ATTCGGAAGGTCCTAATCGCAAGAAAAAGCGTCGCTCGCATTCGAACAACAAGCGTCAGCGCTCGCTGTCGCCGCTGAGCAAGCGCATGGCGATGTTGGGTGACGCCGAATCCGCCTCGCGCACGCACAACTCGCAGTTCAACCACCCGTACGGATACCAGCCGCCGCCACCCGCCGACGAGCCCGCCAGCGCTCCGCCCGTGCGCTCGCAGGCCGATGTCGATTATGAACTGAAG GTTCGCAAATTTTTGGAGATGACTAAAGAAGATTCAGACTATGAAGAGAAAGTGCGCAACTTTCTTGAAGAAACCGCTCAGTACAAACGTAACCGTAAGATGCAAGAGCTCGGCCAACAGCCACAACCCGGCGCTGATCacgataaaaagaaaaagaagaagaaagataA AAAAAAGAAGAAGGAATCTAAGAGGAAACGTAAAGAGCAAGAAAGGGAGGAAAAAAGAAAAGCTAAGATGGCACGCACTGCAGCAAATAATGCGGACTATAGCCTGCGAGATTTGGATAATATTGGCGATAAGAAATTGAGAGATGCCATAAg GAAAGAACTGAAGGGAAAATCCAAGAGAGACATGAGTTCTGATGGTGAATATGAAAGGAAACACAAAGACAGCAG AATGATGGACGACATGCACGGTCTGGAAGAGTTGGAGTCGAAGTTGAGCGCGTACCACGTGATGGTGGAGAAGGAGGTGCTCGGCAAACGTGACCCGCGCGGCTCGCTCAGCCCCATCGACcaggcgccgccgccgccgctcgAGAAACCCAAGTGGAAGATGTCCATGAGCGCTGTCAAGGACTC GGTTAAGAAGAAGGATGGTCCACCGTCGAAAGGTTACAAAGAACGCTACGCATTTGAAGATAGCTCTGACGATTCACAGGACAATCCTAAG CCATCGCCATCGGGGGGAGACAAGAACGTGTCGGTGCGGCGCGCCATGGCGATGAAGGAGCCCCCGCCGCTGCCGCTGGCGCCACCGCCCGGCAAGCGCGAGCCCGACCCGCCCGGCACCGACCCGCCCGCGCTTCCGCCA GTTCGGAAAGGCAATATAGTGCTAGACAAATTCGGCTCGTTCCGCCTGGCACAAGAAGGCGAGACGCCCGTGTCTGTAGGCGATGCGAGGCCAGAACAGTTTGTAACGCGTATCAAGCCGCCTTCGCCTTCGGGTCGCCGGCCACGCTCACCGCCCTCACCGCGACGTCATTCTTCTAATTCCTCCGATGACGACAGACGTTCACCAAAACGTTCCCGAAGCAG GTCGCGACCACGCAAATACAAATATCGATCTCGTTCAAGATCCCGTTCGCGGTCCGGTTCGAGCGCTAGCGGCTCGGTGGCGTCTCGGCGGCGTCGCTCCGGCTCGCCACGGTCTCGCTCACGCTCTGACGCTTCCCGCTCCTACTACTCACGCAGCCGATCTCGATCAAG GTTACGCCGCTACCCTCGCCGAGCCAACTGGCGCGGTCGCGGCGGCTATGAGCGCGGGACGTACTATCGTCCTCGCTTCAACACGTTCAACGGCGGAGGCCGAGGCCGTGGCCGTGGCGGTGGAGATTTCAGACGCGATGATGGCAGGAGGTTCCCTAATGAATGGAGAGACAACAGATCACGAGGTGGACGGCCGTTCAGGCCACGACGGGGTGGAGGCGGTAGAGGGCGACCATTTAG
- the LOC115456256 gene encoding tetratricopeptide repeat protein 14 isoform X2, translating to MEPTLDASLVAQSINFHGQQLQKTWEGERGEEDLTKIGVGALDFAVYQSRHKHLTFQDRGKRLKLHQFIAKEANALFDSSIMEETPSSSSLGTDSIAPEDNLYALMPPFETFLNVDKSARLRHFFDNVKTGELIIGAVINRTASGMMLKVLCTAGPTSRYVADINVKAFLPVTNIIPAVDKKNVSRNYLMNDTVCCEVIEVIPDTDKMVCGMKGVTRCSDDPPPKPPLGLLSTDDFPMVYKKTMEMKGESYEAILEKSPGFNNPNCVQYLSELLGIANMHCTNFVSLRGGFPTSDYADELRQAQASKWAFRSVAEGIEHFKAGRHSEAFQCLNKALSIDPRNVEGLVARGALYANSGTFKKAIEDFETSLKLNPNHANARKYLGETLVALGRSYEDENKITEAQKAYEDCLAIIPFHEEAQNSLDFLKSKTSTTKPLIEPAELLLPGLTGAKSYEMKETLKQLLNLTEKKEKKKKKKRGKGKKKRSSSSSSSSSESSSSSSSSESSSSSSETSGPNRKKKRRSHSNNKRQRSLSPLSKRMAMLGDAESASRTHNSQFNHPYGYQPPPPADEPASAPPVRSQADVDYELKVRKFLEMTKEDSDYEEKVRNFLEETAQYKRNRKMQELGQQPQPGADHDKKKKKKKDKKKKKESKRKRKEQEREEKRKAKMARTAANNADYSLRDLDNIGDKKLRDAIRKELKGKSKRDMSSDGEYERKHKDSRMMDDMHGLEELESKLSAYHVMVEKEVLGKRDPRGSLSPIDQAPPPPLEKPKWKMSMSAVKDSVKKKDGPPSKGYKERYAFEDSSDDSQDNPKPSPSGGDKNVSVRRAMAMKEPPPLPLAPPPGKREPDPPGTDPPALPPVRKGNIVLDKFGSFRLAQEGETPVSVGDARPEQFVTRIKPPSPSGRRPRSPPSPRRHSSNSSDDDRRSPKRSRSRSRPRKYKYRSRSRSRSRSGSSASGSVASRRRRSGSPRSRSRSDASRSYYSRSRSRSRSGSRERLRRYPRRANWRGRGGYERGTYYRPRFNTFNGGGRGRGRGGGDFRRDDGRRFPNEWRDNRSRGGRPFRPRRGGGGRGRPFRGAYRDFRDRRGVRYSRSRSPDRTRRSRSYSPERRDKDRDSYSRYSGRDSHRSEGEYEEERYVDRKEYDGKWADGNEPERNSHTEEKPAEEAPKE from the exons ATGGAACCGACACTGGATGCGTCCTTAGTGGCGCAATCCATCAATTTTCATGGGCAGCAATTGCAAAAAACGTGGGAGGGAGAGCGAGGAGAAGAAGACTTGACCAAGATAGGCGTGGGTGCCTTAGACTTCGCTGTATACCAATCAAGACATAAACACTTGACGTTCCAAGACCGCGGCAAGAGGTTGAAACTGCACCAATTTATTGCCAAGGAGGCTAATGCATTATTCGATTCGTCAATTATGGAGGAGACCCCATCTTCTTCAAGCTTGGGCACCGACTCTATCGCACCTGAAGACA ACTTATATGCTTTGATGCCACCATTTGAAACTTTTCTGAATGTGGATAAATCAGCGagattgagacatttttttgat AATGTGAAGACAGGAGAACTTATCATAGGGGCCGTGATCAACAGGACTGCATCAGGGATGATGCTAAAAGTGTTATGCACGGCCGGGCCAACATCCAGATATGTTGCAGACATCAATGTGAAG GCATTTTTACCAGTAACGAATATCATACCAGCTGTGGACAAGAAAAATGTATCAAGAAACTACCTCATGAATGACACTGTGTGCTGTGAAGTCATTGAAGTAATTCCAGACACCGATAAAATGGTGTGCGGCATGAAGGGCGTGACTCGGTGCTCTGACGACCCACCACCAAAACCCCCACTGGGACTGCTCAGCACTGACGACTTCCCAATGGTCTACAA gaAAACAATGGAAATGAAGGGTGAGAGCTATGAAGCTATATTGGAGAAGAGTCCTGGCTTCAATAACCCCAACTGCGTCCAATATCTGTCAGAGCTACTTGGAATCGCGAATATGCATTGCACGAATTTCGTCTCGCTCAG AGGAGGATTCCCTACGTCGGACTATGCCGACGAACTTCGTCAAGCTCAGGCAAGCAAATGGGCGTTCCGTTCAGTGGCTGAAGGTATAGAACATTTCAAAGCCGGAAGACATTCAGAAGCATTTCAATGCCTTAACAAAGCTTTGAGCATTGACCCCAGGAATGTGGAAGGTCTTGTTGCACGAGGAGCATTGTATGCTAACAGTGGAACTTTCAAAAAAGCCATAGAAGACTTTGAAACTTCATTGAAGTTGAACCCAAACCATGCTAATGCAAGGAAGTATCTAGGAGAGACACTAGTGGCACTTGGAAGAAGTTATGAAGACGAAAACAAGATCACTGAAGCACAGAAAGCGTATGAAGATTGTTTAGCTATTATACCATTCCATGAAGAGGCTCAGAATTCATTAGATTTCCTAAAGAGCAAGACATCAACAACAAAGCCTTTGATAGAGCCCGCTGAATTGCTATTGCCTGGTTTGACTGGAGCTAAATCTTATGAGATGAAGGAAACCCTAAAGCAGCTGTTGAATTTAACTGAgaaaaaggaaaagaaaaagaagaagaagcgCGGTAAGGGCAAAAAGAAACGCTCAAGtagttcatcatcatcatctagTGAGTCATCAAGTTCCAGTTCGTCATCTGAGTCGTCGTCGTCCTCATCAGAAACCAGTG GTCCTAATCGCAAGAAAAAGCGTCGCTCGCATTCGAACAACAAGCGTCAGCGCTCGCTGTCGCCGCTGAGCAAGCGCATGGCGATGTTGGGTGACGCCGAATCCGCCTCGCGCACGCACAACTCGCAGTTCAACCACCCGTACGGATACCAGCCGCCGCCACCCGCCGACGAGCCCGCCAGCGCTCCGCCCGTGCGCTCGCAGGCCGATGTCGATTATGAACTGAAG GTTCGCAAATTTTTGGAGATGACTAAAGAAGATTCAGACTATGAAGAGAAAGTGCGCAACTTTCTTGAAGAAACCGCTCAGTACAAACGTAACCGTAAGATGCAAGAGCTCGGCCAACAGCCACAACCCGGCGCTGATCacgataaaaagaaaaagaagaagaaagataA AAAAAAGAAGAAGGAATCTAAGAGGAAACGTAAAGAGCAAGAAAGGGAGGAAAAAAGAAAAGCTAAGATGGCACGCACTGCAGCAAATAATGCGGACTATAGCCTGCGAGATTTGGATAATATTGGCGATAAGAAATTGAGAGATGCCATAAg GAAAGAACTGAAGGGAAAATCCAAGAGAGACATGAGTTCTGATGGTGAATATGAAAGGAAACACAAAGACAGCAG AATGATGGACGACATGCACGGTCTGGAAGAGTTGGAGTCGAAGTTGAGCGCGTACCACGTGATGGTGGAGAAGGAGGTGCTCGGCAAACGTGACCCGCGCGGCTCGCTCAGCCCCATCGACcaggcgccgccgccgccgctcgAGAAACCCAAGTGGAAGATGTCCATGAGCGCTGTCAAGGACTC GGTTAAGAAGAAGGATGGTCCACCGTCGAAAGGTTACAAAGAACGCTACGCATTTGAAGATAGCTCTGACGATTCACAGGACAATCCTAAG CCATCGCCATCGGGGGGAGACAAGAACGTGTCGGTGCGGCGCGCCATGGCGATGAAGGAGCCCCCGCCGCTGCCGCTGGCGCCACCGCCCGGCAAGCGCGAGCCCGACCCGCCCGGCACCGACCCGCCCGCGCTTCCGCCA GTTCGGAAAGGCAATATAGTGCTAGACAAATTCGGCTCGTTCCGCCTGGCACAAGAAGGCGAGACGCCCGTGTCTGTAGGCGATGCGAGGCCAGAACAGTTTGTAACGCGTATCAAGCCGCCTTCGCCTTCGGGTCGCCGGCCACGCTCACCGCCCTCACCGCGACGTCATTCTTCTAATTCCTCCGATGACGACAGACGTTCACCAAAACGTTCCCGAAGCAG GTCGCGACCACGCAAATACAAATATCGATCTCGTTCAAGATCCCGTTCGCGGTCCGGTTCGAGCGCTAGCGGCTCGGTGGCGTCTCGGCGGCGTCGCTCCGGCTCGCCACGGTCTCGCTCACGCTCTGACGCTTCCCGCTCCTACTACTCACGCAGCCGATCTCGATCAAGGTCGGGATCTAGGGAAAG GTTACGCCGCTACCCTCGCCGAGCCAACTGGCGCGGTCGCGGCGGCTATGAGCGCGGGACGTACTATCGTCCTCGCTTCAACACGTTCAACGGCGGAGGCCGAGGCCGTGGCCGTGGCGGTGGAGATTTCAGACGCGATGATGGCAGGAGGTTCCCTAATGAATGGAGAGACAACAGATCACGAGGTGGACGGCCGTTCAGGCCACGACGGGGTGGAGGCGGTAGAGGGCGACCATTTAG